In a genomic window of Telopea speciosissima isolate NSW1024214 ecotype Mountain lineage chromosome 5, Tspe_v1, whole genome shotgun sequence:
- the LOC122661700 gene encoding thioredoxin H-type-like, with protein sequence MAEEGEVIGCHTVEAWNEQLQKGNESKKLVVAVFTASWCGPCRIISPILAGLAKKLPNNVIFLKVDVDELKTVATEWAVEAMLTFIFLKEGKPVDKIVDAKKEELQQKITLHAAA encoded by the coding sequence ATGGCAGAAGAGGGAGAAGTGATCGGTTGTCACACCGTTGAGGCTTGGAACGAGCAGCTTCAAAAGGGAAACGAATCCAAGAAACTGGTGGTGGCTGTTTTTACTGCTTCATGGTGTGGACCATGCCGTATTATTTCCCCTATCTTGGCAGGGCTGGCCAAGAAGCTGCCTAATAATGTCATTTTTCTCAAGGTGGATGTGGATGAACTGAAGACTGTTGCAACAGAGTGGGCAGTGGAGGCTATGCTAACCTTCATTTTCCTGAAAGAAGGCAAGCCAGTGGACAAGATTGTGGACGCAAAGAAAGAGGAGCTGCAGCAGAAGATCACACTGCATGCTGCTGCATAA